The following proteins are encoded in a genomic region of Arvicanthis niloticus isolate mArvNil1 chromosome 21, mArvNil1.pat.X, whole genome shotgun sequence:
- the LOC117693867 gene encoding U8 snoRNA-decapping enzyme isoform X2 has product MQGVRKLELSEALALGPGWRHACHALLYAPDPRKLFGRIPMRFAVLMQMRFDGRLGFPGGFVDAQDSCLEDGLNRELREELGEAMSAFRVERSDYRSSHIAARPRVVAHFYAKRLTLEQLQAVEARAPQAKDHGLEVLGLVRVPLYILRDGGGGLPAFLENSFIGAAREQLLEALRDLELLDPGTIAKLKIPDSR; this is encoded by the exons ATGCAGGGGGTTCGGAAGCTGGAGCTCAGCGAAGCCCTGGCCCTCGGGCCGGGCTGGCGTCACGCCTGCCATGCGCTGCTCTACGCGCCCGACCCCCGCAAGCTGTTCGGCCGTATCCCGATGCGCTTCGCCGTGCTG ATGCAGATGCGCTTCGACGGGCGCCTGGGCTTCCCTGGCGGCTTCGTGGACGCGCAGGATAGCTGCCTGGAGGACGGGCTGAACCGTGAACTGCGCGAGGAGCTGGGCGAAGCGATGTCTGCCTTCCGCGTGGAACGCTCTGATTACCGCAGCTCACACATCGCGGCCAGACCGCGCGTGGTGGCCCACTTCTATGCCAAGCGCCTGACACTGGAACAGCTGCAGGCTGTGGAAGCCAGGGCGCCTCAAGCCAAGGACCACGGGCTGGAG GTGCTGGGCCTGGTGCGGGTACCCCTGTACATCCTACGTGATGGTGGGGgaggcctgcctgcctttctggaGAACTCCTTCATTGGTGCTGCCCGGGAGCAGCTACTAGAAGCTCTTCGGGACTTGGAACTTCTGGATCCTGGCACTATTGCAAAACTCAAGATCCCAGATTCTAGGTAG
- the LOC117693594 gene encoding U8 snoRNA-decapping enzyme-like, which yields MATTSKIELEDALALGPSWRHLCYVMLYAPNPGVLFGGRILLSYAVLMTMRFDGRLGFPGGFVDDRSPSLEEGLNKELLRKLGQGVSTFSMLSTDYRSSLAESKSKVVAHFYAKCLTLEQLQAVEAGAPLAEDHGLEVLGLVRVPLYTLQDGVGGLPTFLENSFIGVTREQLLEALQDLGILAHETASDLKERIVQIKQTLRLIGT from the exons ATGGCCACGACCAGTAAGATAGAATTGGAGGACGCCTTGGCCCTGGGGCCCAGCTGGCGGCATCTTTGTTACGTGATGCTGTATGCGCCCAATCCAGGGGTGCTCTTCGGTGGCCGCATCTTGCTGAGCTATGCTGTGCTG ATGACCATGCGCTTTGATGGGCGACTGGGCTTCCCTGGTGGTTTTGTGGATGATCGCAGCCCCAGCCTAGAGGAAGGGCTGAATAAGGAACTGTTGAGGAAGCTGGGCCAGGGAGTGTCCACTTTCAGCATGCTATCCACTGACTACCGAAGCTCCCTTGCCGAGTCCAAATCGAAAGTGGTGGCCCATTTCTATGCCAAGTGCCTAACACTAGAGCAGCTCCAGGCCGTGGAAGCTGGGGCACCACTAGCCGAGGACCATGGGCTAGAG GTCTTGGGCCTGGTACGGGTGCCCCTGTATACCTTGCAGGATGGTGTGGGAGGCCTCCCTACGTTCCTGGAGAACTCCTTCATTGGTGTCACCAGGGAGCAGCTACTGGAAGCCCTCCAGGACTTGGGAATTCTGGCTCATGAAACTGCCTCAGACCTCAAGGAACGAATTGTTCAAATTAAGCAGACTCTAAGGTTGATTGGGACCTGA
- the LOC117693867 gene encoding U8 snoRNA-decapping enzyme isoform X1: protein MQGVRKLELSEALALGPGWRHACHALLYAPDPRKLFGRIPMRFAVLMQMRFDGRLGFPGGFVDAQDSCLEDGLNRELREELGEAMSAFRVERSDYRSSHIAARPRVVAHFYAKRLTLEQLQAVEARAPQAKDHGLEVGPAWDPLHLCPLPNPNVPHREKPQGGGDFDPPTLNSFKWHELVEISVISRLDNTTHSVTFSGL, encoded by the exons ATGCAGGGGGTTCGGAAGCTGGAGCTCAGCGAAGCCCTGGCCCTCGGGCCGGGCTGGCGTCACGCCTGCCATGCGCTGCTCTACGCGCCCGACCCCCGCAAGCTGTTCGGCCGTATCCCGATGCGCTTCGCCGTGCTG ATGCAGATGCGCTTCGACGGGCGCCTGGGCTTCCCTGGCGGCTTCGTGGACGCGCAGGATAGCTGCCTGGAGGACGGGCTGAACCGTGAACTGCGCGAGGAGCTGGGCGAAGCGATGTCTGCCTTCCGCGTGGAACGCTCTGATTACCGCAGCTCACACATCGCGGCCAGACCGCGCGTGGTGGCCCACTTCTATGCCAAGCGCCTGACACTGGAACAGCTGCAGGCTGTGGAAGCCAGGGCGCCTCAAGCCAAGGACCACGGGCTGGAGGTGGGACCAGCCTGGGATCCACTccatctctgtcctctccccaaccccaatGTCCCTCACCGAGAAAAGCCACAGGGCGGAGGAGATTTTGACCCTCCGACTTTGAATTCTTTCAAGTGGCATGAACTAGTTGAGATCTCGGTCATCTCCAGGCTGGATAATACCACCCACTCAGTCACCTTTAGTGGCCTCTGA